In Parus major isolate Abel chromosome 1, Parus_major1.1, whole genome shotgun sequence, the following proteins share a genomic window:
- the SPATA13 gene encoding spermatogenesis-associated protein 13 isoform X4: protein MVARGAMARFWSLESLQMVAADGGTESSALVDDNGSEEDYSFEELCQAAPRYLQPGGEQLAINELISDGTVVYAEALWDHVTMDDQELGFKAGDVIRVLEASNKDWWWGRNEDKEAWFPASFVRLRVNQEEVPENCSNIQDEEQDSDISKHRQKIAENRDQMRTNVIQEIMKTERVYIKHLKDICEGYIRQCRKHTGMFTTAQLSTIFGNIEDIYKFQRKFLKDLEKQYNKEEPHLSEIGSCFLQHQEGFAIYSEYCNNHPSACIELSKLMKQGKYRHFFEACRLLQQMIDIAIDGFLLTPVQKICKYPLQLAELLKYTTQEHSDYSNIKAAYEAMKNVACLINERKRRLESIDKIARWQVSIVDWEGPDVLARSSELIHSGELTKISKQGKSQQRTFFLFDHQLVFCKKDLLRRDILYYKDRIDMDETEVVDTEDGRDKDFNINVKNAFKIINRTTEEIHLFCAKKQEDKKRWMEACESERRRVREDKEMGMEISENQKKQAMQNARKSRQGKIKGVSYNGCPVPPPHQTLHPLHQRHITVPTSVPQQQVFALAEPKRKPSLFWHTFNKLTPFKK, encoded by the exons ATGGTAGCCAGGGGGGCGATGGCACGCTTTTGGAGTCTGGAGAGCCTTCAGATGG TTGCTGCAGATGGTGGGACTGAATCTTCAGCCTTAGTGGATGACAATGGCAGTGAGGAAGATTACAGCTTCGAGGAGCTCTGCCAAGCTGCTCCCAGGTACCTGCAGCCCGGAGGGGAGCAGCTTGCAATTAATGAG CTGATAAGCGATGGCACCGTCGTCTATGCAGAGGCTCTGTGGGACCATGTCACTATGGATGATCAAGAGCTGGGCTTCAAAGCTGGAGATGTCATTAGAGTTCTAGAAGCTTCCAACAAAGACTGGTGGTGGGGAAGAAATGAGGACAAGGAAGCCTGGTTTCCAGCCAGCTTTGTCAGG ctgcGAGTTAATCAGGAAGAAGTGCCAGAAAATTGTAGTAATATCCAGGACGAAGAACAAGATTCAGATATTAGCAAGCATCGCCAGAAAATAGCTGAAAACAGGGATCAGATGAGAACCAACGTTATAcaggaaattatgaaaacagaacGGGTCTATATCAAGCATCTCAAGGACATCTGTGAG GGTTACATTCGGCAGTGTCGCAAACATACAGGAATGTTCACCACAGCTCAGTTAAGCACCATTTTTGGAAATATTGAAGATATTTACAAGTTCCAAAGGAAGTTTCTGAAGGATCTTGAGAAACAGTACAACAAAGAAGAACCTCATCTAAGTGAAATAGGGTCATGTTTTCTTCAACAT caagaAGGCTTTGCTATTTATTCAGAGTATTGTAACAATCATCCCAGTGCCTGCATTGAACTCTCCAAACTGATGAAGCAGGGAAAATACCGCCACTTCTTTGAGGCCTGTCGCTTGCTTCAGCAGATGATTGACATTGCCATTGATGGTTTTCTGCTCACTCCTGTTCAGAAAATCTGCAAATATCCTCTGCAGCTTGCAGAATTGCTCAAATACACCACTCAGGAGCACAG TGATTATAGCAACATAAAAGCTGCATATGAGGCCATGAAGAATGTGGCATGCCTGATCAACGAGCGAAAACGGAGACTAGAAAGCATAGACAAGATTGCACGTTGGCAAGTCTCTATCGTAGACTGGGAG GGACCAGATGTGCTAGCCAGAAGCTCAGAACTGATCCACTCAGGAGAACTGaccaaaatatcaaaacaaGGCAAAAGCCAGCAGAGgactttcttcctttttgacCATCAGCTTGTCTTCTGTAAGAAGGACTTGCTGAGAAGGGACATCTTGTATTACAAGGATCGTATTGACATGGATGAGACGGAAGTTGTGGACACTGAAGATGGTAGAGACAAAGACTTTAACATCAATGTCAAGAATGCTTTTAAGATAATAAACAGAACAACAGAAGAGATTCATTTGTTCTGTGCAAAAAAACAGGAGGATAAAAAGAGATGGATGGAGGCATGTGAAAGTGAAAGGAGAAGAGTTCGAGAAGACAAGGAAATGG GTATGGAAATCTCagaaaaccagaagaaacaaGCAATGCAGAATGCCCGTAAGTCAAGgcaaggaaaaattaaag GTGTGAGCTATAATGGGTGTCCAGTGCCTCCTCCACACCAAACCCTGCATCCCCTTCACCAGCGACACATCACCGTGCCTACCAGCGTCCCACAGCAGCAAGTCTTTGCCCTGGCAGAACCCAAGCGGAAGCCATCCCTCTTCTGGCATACCTTCAACAAACTCACTCCCTTTAAAAAGTGA
- the LOC107202045 gene encoding complement C1q and tumor necrosis factor-related protein 9A-like has product MKSWIVLLAIVVSTAETQNQDVCTQGFPGIPGNPGYNGIPGRDGRDGSKGDKGDTGEPGVPGSPGKDGVNGEKGERGTNGTVEEKGNKGDKGERGPPGKLGPKGFIGSVGYKGQKGELGLQGHKGLKGDIGPIGPKGTKGEIGHPGRVGFPGPIGPIGNPGPKGNIGGIGPQGNPGIQGERGLKGDRGDKGNVGAPGVLPRSAFSVGLTANTKFPPPNRPIKFDKVLYNSLNDFNSATGKFTCRHPGVYYFTYHITVYSRNVRVALVKNGIKMLHTVDRYQSGEDQASGATILELQGGDEVWLQAHQGEAFNGLFADGDDDTTFSGFILFSTADPLEPLLPPTP; this is encoded by the exons ATGAAAAGCTGGATTGTACTGCTGGCTATTGTAGtcagcacagcagaaacacaaaaccaggACGTCTGCACCCAAGGGTTTCCTGGCATCCCTGGCAATCCTGGGTACAATGGCATACCTGGTCGTGATGGACGTGATGGGTCAAAAGGAGACAAGGGAGATACAG GTGAACCAGGAGTTCCTGGCAGTCCAGGAAAAGATGGTGTCAATGGGGAGAAAGGTGAACGAG gAACCAATGGGACAGTTGAAGAGAAGGGGAACAAAGGAGATAAAGGAGAAAGAGGACCACCTGGGAAACTGGGACCAAAAGGATTTATAGGATCAGTGGGTTACAAAGGTCAGaagggagagctgggactgcaAGGACACAAGGGGTTAAAAGGAGACATTGGACCCATAGGTCCAAAAGGGACAAAAGGTGAAATTGGCCATCCTGGAAGAGTTGGTTTCCCAGGGCCGATTGGCCCGATTGGTAATCCAGGTCCTAAAGGTAATATTGGAGGTATAGGGCCACAGGGTAATCCAGGAATTCAGGGGGAAAGAGGCttgaaaggagacagaggagacAAGGGGAATGTAGGTGCCCCAGGAGTCCTGCCAAGGAGTGCTTTCAGTGTTGGCCTTACAGCCAACACCAAGTTTCCCCCTCCAAATCGCCCGATCAAGTTTGACAAGGTGCTGTACAACAGTCTGAATGACTTCAACTCAGCTACTGGCAAGTTCACCTGCAGACACCCCGGTGTTTACTATTTCACCTACCACATCACTGTCTACTCAAGGAACGTGCGAGTAGCTCTCGTTAAGAACGGCATCAAGATGCTGCACACGGTGGACAGGTACCAGAGTGGAGAGGACCAGGCCTCGGGAGCCACCATCCTtgagctgcagggaggagacGAGGTGTGGCTGCAGGCCCACCAAGGAGAGGCTTTCAATGGGCTGTTTGCAGACGGCGATGACGACACCACCTTCTCTGGGTTCATCCTGTTCAGCACCGCTGACCCACTGGAGCCACTGCTGCCGCCCACCCCATAA